The following is a genomic window from Malus sylvestris chromosome 7, drMalSylv7.2, whole genome shotgun sequence.
aggtaGAACTGCTTTGGTGACTCACGGGGATTtcgacggtggttctgacagaacatcataaatgtaggatcactttagggtgttgtataattagtacttgtccagtcggactgcacttaggctatttatACTCTaattgtgtatttcacacttaatctcacACTAGCACCTTATTTTAGCTAGTACTTTTAGTAGTATGATTTTTTATTCATTCGCATTTccttatatctctattgcttatgcactgtgcacatggctacgtcaccctcacgtgacaaCCAGCATGCCTCAATCTAGGTTGAGGTGTGTCAGTTATCAAACGACCTCTTTGTATGTCCAAATAGTGATGAATTTTAGGCCTATATTTCACACGACACGTTCTGGGTTTGATTCCTGATTATGATGAATCACACGATGGTGGTCGGGTAGAGGTTAAAATCTCTCTGTGAGTCTTCTCAGCCCCTGAAATGATGGATTGACAAACCGAAGCCACCAATTAGTCCCCttttaagaaaaaagaataataataaattcttccatccaaaattACAATGAGTTGATCTTATCTTTTGAGTATCATCATTATTTGTGGTAGGGTTGGCATGACCATTTGTAATGCCAACGGAGATGAGAAGTTGCATAGTACACGACAATATTTTTCCCCTAAGGAAGCAACTTTGGGTGTACAAGACAAGTTGAACGATGTTTAGAAGCATTTATGTGGCCACATTGGCTTGCTTGCACGTTACATCCAAGGGAAGGGCCGGCCCTTTTATCCCCACTCTTCTTTGCATCATTTTTTCATCCCCCTTCAATTGAAACAGAATATGCTTCTCGTTCCGTCTGCTGAACTTATTGTGCTTCAAACTTCCATCCCATGAAGATTATCTATATCATTAATTTGGTTATAGAGATTTAATCTTAATTTCTTTTAAGACCTCAACAATGGGAAATTGCCTTTCCCTCTCACCTTCAGCAACGAGTGTTTTCAAGAAAACCAAAGCTTTGCCTATCGAAACCACGTTCAAGCTTCCCTCTCCATTACCTAGCTGGCCTCCTGGTACGTACTTGTTCATCTCTCTAGCTATTTAGGCAGTTCTGATATGTGTTGCAATGATGATTTGCAATCGGTACTCTCTTCAAATGCATTTGCAGTATAAACTTAGTATCCAGTTAAAGCTTGAACCATATATATTATATCTCTAcacgcacgcacacacacatgccTACGTATTATATATACCccaagactttgttgttgttgttgtttgttgttgtaATTTCTGAGTTTTATATAATATACTTTCCAGTGGTAATGCCAATTAATCTATATTTACTGGTGTACATGAACATGATATATATGGATCATATTTTATTAGGTAATGGGTTCGCAAGTGGAATGATCGATCTGGGAGGATTACTAGTGTGTCAAATATCGTCTTTCAACAAAGTTTGGGCTACTCATGAGGGGGGACCAGGCAACCTTGGGGCAAGCTTCTTCGAACCTTCACCCCTACCCCAAGGATTCTACATGCTTGGCTGCTACAGCCAACCCAACAACAAACCCCTTTGCGGATGGGCCCTTGCTGCTAAACAGACAAAAGACAACGACGATGACCCTTCTTCGCCCTTGCTGCGGCAACCAGTTGATTTCACTCTCGTTTGGAGCAGTGAGTTCTTGAACATCAAGAAAGATGGCAATGGCTTTGTCTGGTTACCCACCGCCTCAGATGGTTATAAAGCCATAGGCCTTGTTGTCACTAGCTCTCCGGAGAAGCCATCCCTCGATAAAATCAGGTGCGTTCGTTCCAGCCTCACTGACGAGTGCGAGGCCGACTCGTGGATCTGGGGACCAGGTACCGCCAGCGATGCCAATGGATTCAATGTCTTTAGCCTCAGACCCAGCAACAGGGGGACCCAAGCCATGGGTGTCTCCGCTGGCACTTTTATAGCTGCTCTACAAAATGGTGGGTTGTCAACTGTGGCTTGTTTGAAAAACGCCGCCATATCTAATCCCCAAGTATCTATGCCTAACCTAACTCAAATTGAGGCATTACTTGAAGCTTACTCTCCATTTATATACTTCCATCCTGAAGAAGTATACCTCCCTTCTTCGGTGGGTTGGTTTTTCACCAATGGGGCCCTTCTGTACAAGAAGGACGATGATTTAAACCCCATTGCGATCGAAGCAACTGGCTCCAATCTTCCCCAAGGTGGCTCAAATGACGGCTCGTATTGGTTGGACCTACCCGTCGACAAAAGCGCCAATGAAAGAGTGAAAAAAGGAGATCTACCCAGCTCTCAGGTTTATGCACATATAAAGCCCATGCTGGGCTCAACATTTACTGACATCGCTATATGGGTGTTCTACCCTTTCAATGGCCCCGCCAGGGCCAAAGTTGAGTTTCTGAATATCTCcctggggaaaattggtgaacATGTTGGCGACTGGGAGCACGTGACCCTACGAATCAGCAATTTTACTGGGGAACTCTGGAAGGTCTACTTCTCGCAGCACAGCGGGGGCATATGGGTGGACGCTTCCGAGCTTGAGTTTCAGAATGGTGGTGGGAACAAAGCCGTGACCTATGCATCTTTGCACGGCCATGCTTTTTATGCCAAGCCAGGACTTGTATTGCAAGGCACTGGAGGAATAGGAATAAGAAATGATGCTGCCAAGAGTAAGATGGTATTGGACACGGGACGAAGCCAGCCTATAATCATTGCAGCTGACTATTTGGGCTCCGCTATTTCCGAGCCACCATGGCTCAACTACTGTCGGGAATGGGGTCCAAAACTTAGTTATGACATTACCGACGAACTAAAAAAGGTGGAGAAACTTTTGCCTGGAAAGCTCAAATCTGCATTTGAGAAATTCGTAGAGAATCTACCAAATGAAGTGTTAGGGGAAGAAGGGCCTACTGGTCCCAAGATGAAGAACAACTGGACTGGCGATGAAAAATGAGACTTTAgttaattatatttgtttatgtataattTAAGGGGATTCTTTCTACATGATCAAATGAATTCGTTTGTTGCCTTTCACCAATTAGTCTACTACTAGTTGCAggaggaagggaaaaaaaatcttGATTAAAACTTTGTGTAGTTGTTGTAGGAGGAAGGGAGAAATCTTAATTAAAACTTGGTGTAGTGGAGAAGGGAGACGTTTTTAGTGtgaaaatttttttattttttcacatATAAAAACTATATAACAGTGCATGGCTTTTATAGCTAATACAATACATCATAATTTATTTAGCTAATTAAGAACAACTTTGTAACTGAAACATGTAGAGAAATAACTGACTCTAGTAATCTCAATCATCACAACTCTAGGATTTCTATCTTTTATTAATCCATATTCGTGACTCTTAACTCAATAGCTGAAATTTGGTTTAGTTCTCCAACACTAGCAAGGCCTCTTTGTCCATTACGAGTATGTTTGCTTGCCTTCACTAACCTTCACTGGACTAGACGAGACTAGACTACTCATCAGTACAGTCTTGTGTTTGTTACACAGTGGACTATGTTTAATGGGATTGAAGGGGACTCGCGTTCACTAACTCTTTCACTAAAGCGTCATAGCGAGACCCCCAAATACCATGGGACTGCAAAGACCCTCACTGCATTCTTCTTCGCAGTGCGTCCttccctgctttcttcttcgcGTCGCGTCCTACACTCACCAAACTTCGGCAAGATCACACCACCAGTCCAAACCACcaccaatctctctctctccctctccttgttttttttttttactttactttacttgttttgttcTTTGAAGTCTCAAAACATTTGACGGATTATGTGAATTCGTTGCGTTTGGTTTGTGAAGAGAGGCTGGATTTATGAGTTTTCTGGGATGTCAATTGGTTTTGATCAAATTGAACAATTTCTTATTTCTCTCGAATTTGGGTTAAGCATTTGATATTGGAAATTCTGCAATTTCCAAGGTGCAGAGGAGTACCAACAATTTGTGAAGAAGATGCCCTTTTTTCCATATTgatatttttaatagaaaagaaaagaaaatacaataataataataataataattattattattattattgttagttCAACTTCTTAGTCTGACATTGCACCAAAAGCTTCATTAAGTTAGTCCAACATAGTTTAGTCTAAGgcagtccaacttagtccctaaaactagtccaatCCGAAATagtctggtgcaacaaacgcacttTACAAGTAAAGGGGAAGTATGTAACCTAGTACGACACAAACCATAATATTGAACCTATAAATTGAGACATACAGAACTAATTATGTAAcctaaaaaccaaaccaaattgtAGAGATATCCATATATGTTCTAGTATGAGCGGTAAACTAgacttgttgatgcataaaatcggaTGGacttttggaacaacgtaaagtgtTAAGTTGTGACTTCACAAGGTTGCTCTGTTCACCTAGTAAGGATaatatgtaaagagatagagatatggaagcaaacacaaaatgtacgtggttcaccctaagttgGGCTACTTACACGAGGTAGAGAAAttctcattaatagtgaagAGCGTACACAATGCATAGGTTCAAGCATTATCATCATTAGCGAGTTCTAATGACAAGTTTAAATACaataatgacattagagattaattgtaggagaacggtttttttattttttttattttttatttttttatagttgAAGAGAGTCACTCACTTCCATTTGCGATCGATGTGAGACTTTAAGAGCTTTattctaatgttgacacgtaTCCTGTTGTGATTGGTCTCTTGATTGGAGAGGAACTTTTGTACTTCAGCAGGGGTGCCTCAGCATGAATCCTTCAATGGGTCCTTGAAGATACGAAGTtaaccggtgctcggtagtttttGAATTGATGAAGTATGATACAAACGAGACCAAAATCGAACTGTGCTCACCCCTATGAAGAAATACCTTTGCTCTAATCTATAGACTTGCAATGGCTTTTGAATAAAGCTAAGAAACATGGTCTTATTGGGATGTTGGGCGGCATCAACTACAAGCATTAGGAGTGGAAGAATTATTCTACTACATAGACCAGGGCTTTTGGTGGTTATAAAAAGACTCCCACTATTGTTCTAGACGTTGTAGCCTCGTTCGGAACTCCTACGGTCGCACAATGACATCACCGTCCTCGAGCATCTTCAATGGTGGCTTTATATATACTCTGCGAggctactatatatatatatatatacacacacaaatatacatgccctttatgcaaagggatccccattaaaatcgaatttcaacgatccgaaccgtctattttgtaagtcatAATTATCAAGATCAAATTTCCTTGTTTctttatataacaaagtatttgttcatttctttaaacccaattagatgtgttaaatatttccgatttggctaatattttgcaagtatgatctatgaggtacaacttgaaaattagacggttcggatcattaaagtttgatgtggtgtggaccccacaactaatcttcatttttataaaaaaaaaaatagggaccccttcccttaaaggcttcctatacatatatatgaagTCTTAGTGAAAAATTTCATCCCCAATACTGGAAAATGGGGCTATATCCACCACTTGGGTGGGCATCGTCTTTCCTTGGGTAGCAAAAATTTAGGTTACATCCAGCCCTAAAAAACAGTGGGTACGAGAAAAGTAATAGCCCATGTCAAATTGGTTCATTCTCCCACCACTTGCAAATACACTTATactctcattttatttttattttttcatattttttgtttgtatgttTAATggttaaacataaaatgatataAGGTGTTCTACTAAAAGGGCTTACTTTTatcaatttcaaaataaaaacacactACATATTGAAATGACATTGGTAGCTTAGAGAGCTAAACtgaaaacataaacaaacaacaTAACTAAATTGCAAGGGTATTACAATTTAGTAATTTGAAAGCATAAACAAGCAAATGGACCTAAATTGTAAAGTCATTACAATTTAATTACTTAAATGCTACAAACACAAGACTTAGCCTCTTTGTGCATGTTCATACTACATgtgttataaaattattatgaaGGACAAAATGGGCATTTGCATCATCCACTACACTTCGATTACATAAATATTGATGAAGTATTACAAGATCTCGGTATGCGTCACTTGTGTTGGGTTTTTGAGCATATTATTGGGATTAATTCAATTCAAATAATACATGCAATATGTTATCCCAATTATATACTTGGTTCATTGTAATTGATAAAgcaacaaacaaagaaagaaagagattaACTTACTTGAATCTCTAGCCACGTGCATGCCGCGTGATTGGATCACTCACAATTCAATCTTTCCTTTCATGCTTGCATTCTTCCTCTTCATGGTTGATCACACGAAGCTCCGCAAGTGTTGAGCCTCTAAAAGTATCCACACTGATACACTAGCAACCAATGATGGAGTGGTCGATTTAAATGTGCTAGCAAATCTCTCACTTCGATCAATATAAAATGGATAGCATTAATGTGTTTTGGCTTAGGATTTTCCTCTCTTTTATCTGAGAGACATAACTGAACAACTTTTGCATTGTGTGTATTGAGAAAAACACAAAGAGTATATAGATACTCTTTGCCACACCTTTTTACACAATTTACCTGAATAAATGACgacaagaaaataaaaccaaaaataaactaAGAACATACAAAGAAAAAACGACGTTATACACCATATTGAatcatcaaataaaaaaataaaagaaaaactaatgaaaaaggcttcaaaactttaaattttaaccaaaaattatataataattttatttaatgataaggacaaaaaaaaaagaattaaaaaaaaaaatcagccaATGCACGCCATTACACCTTTGCAATCACCCTCTTGCTCTTTGGATATTGGGAAGCTAAGGCCATCTCTATCTGATCCAACCAGAGGGCCATGAGGCTGAAAATAGCTCAAAATGATacgaaaatcatctccaactgagggctagACCAAATGGCTTGTGGGCCCCACTGGGCCAAAAAAGGATGAAAGGGCCAACCCGCTAGCCCAACCCAGCCAGCTCAGGGTGGTCCAAcaatttgaatccaacggctacttGCTGACATCAGCTAGCCgtaatatttgattttttttttttacaatttaaaattttttttaagaattcaatttttttcctatatcTACATaagccattaaacaacattaaataacattaagtaacattaaacaacattaaacatattaaacaacattaaataacattaaacatattaaacaacattaaataacattaaacttaaacaacattaaaactTAAATGCCTACTACATACTTCTTTTGAGATTCCTTATTGACAAGAAATATGCAAAGTCACTCAGATATCAACACGTGACACTCAAAATTCGAGacgtaaaattattgagattccttATCGACAAGAAATTTGCGAAGTCACTCAGATATCGACATGTGACACTCAAAATCCAAGacgtaaaattattgagattccttATCGACAAGAAATCTGCAAAGTCACTCAGATATCGACACGTGGTACTCGAAATCCGTTATTGAGATTCCTTATCGACAAGAAATCTGCAAAGTCACTCAGACATTACATGTGACACTCGAAATCTGAGACATAAAATGATTGAGAATCCTTATCAAcaagaaaattattgaaaaaaattaaaagaaagattGTTGGGAGAGAATataatgtgaagaattgaaatagaatgatataaaaacaaattagaaaattttttttttccaaaaaaaaaaaaaaaaaaaaaaaaaagaagtgggCAAACAGGACCCGATAGAACCCGAACTTGATGACTAGCCCAACCCAGTTTGAAAAAAGAGTGGATCAGGATTTAGATTGACTTTCCGACCCCGCAAGTTGCAACCCAGTTTGAAAAAAAGAGTGGATCAGGGATTTAGATTGACTAGCCCAACCCAGTTTGAAAAAAGAGTGGATCAAGGGCCGCAACCCGCACCCTTGAACTAACCCTTGACCTTTATAGCAACTTCTGTTCCTCCCTGAGTTGTCAAACAAATCGCTGGTGGAAGATTTTAGCTCTTCTTTTCAATCGTCATCTCCGGAGGAACTGGTACtacagaaagagagagagatggttggAACTTGGAGCCCAGGCGATGAAGAGGATACCTCGCATCAAGTTTCCTCAGAGATACCCCAAATCTTCTGGTCCgtctctcttttccttttctcaaaCCATTGTTTCGATGTTCATCtgtaataaatttaattatttatgcatGTTcgtatttttttgaatttaagCTGTATTTATGCTCCAATTTAATGGATTTCTCTTGAATGTCCCAAATTTCTGTGCTTTTCTTGTGAATTTAGAAATCTATCCTTCTCTGTATTTAAATTGAAGCATAGATTAGATTTGTGATGTCATAAAAAACGCCTAATTTTGTAAACTACAGTGTGATTTCAATTGGATGGTTTGTTAAGATTGGCTGGCTCGATTCTTCGATTGAATTTTCCGCTTGTTTGAGCTTGAGTTCATGAAACAGTTCAGATTGGCTGCAgcgggctggctggctggctggagATGGCCAGCCCGCTGGCCTGATTTGGTGGTTTTGGCCCGGTGGGGCCCacaagccctttggcctagccctcagttggagacggttttcgtgtAATTTCAAGCTAATGTATTCATGCAAGTATGTATGTTTTTAATCTTACGTATTGATTTGGGGTTGAGAAATTGGTTGACTGGTCGGCAATCCCATCCTTTGTTGTTTCCTTAATCTCGATTGATCAATTGCTGGTTTGCACGATTAATTGCAAATTAATTATACTTGTTTGCTTCCTCTGTGTCTTTTTCTTGGGCTATATGGATGGATTCTTTGACATTCTCGCCTACAATTGAATACTTCAATTTGAGGATTGAAAAATTCCGCCTTAGTTCTTGAATAATATTATTGCACATAACTTGCCGTAAACATGCttctttatttattcattttggttttctttggaACTTGCTGCTTCTTTTACCGCTGGACTGAGATGGATGCTTAAAACTCAGGTTGCTTGTGTGAGCAAGTTTAGCATTATATGATGCTTCATGACTAGCTGATGAAGGATTTTTGTGAGACGGCTGTTGCGTCGAAATATTCTTCTAAAAGTTCAACAGATTCAACAGATAGAGGTTCATCATCTGCTTGTTCAGATTCAGGATCTAGGGACAGTAAGCACAATAAGGCATCCCTGTGGTCAAACTTCTTTGAGTCCGCTTTCTCAATCTTCGAAACACATAGTGAGTCATCAATTACTGACAAGAAGGAAAGTCACTCTAGAAACAATGGATGGACAGCAGCTGTGAGGAAAGCTGTGAGTAGTGGGTCTATGAGGAGAATTCAAGAGCATGTACTTGGATCCAGCAGGATTGGAATTTCTTCTGCTAGTGACATATGGCTTCTTGGTGTGTGCTATAAGGTCTCACAAGATGATTCCTCCGGAGATGCACCTATTAATAATGGCTTAGGAGCATTTGAACAGGATTTCTCATCAAGAATTTTGATGACATATCGTAAAGGTTTGGCTTGCAAACACCATTTTTAACTTTAGCACTTATGAGTTTGTGGATAAAAATCAACATGTACATATTTATTTCTAGGATTTGAGGCTATTGGAAATTCAAAGTACACTAGTGATGTAAATTGGGGTTGCATGCTTCGGAGTAGTCAGATGCTTGTAGCCCAGGTATGGTACAGTCTTTTATCCATTTTGGGTTCTTGCATTCTTATGTGGTTAATAACTGGTACATGTGTGAATGTTATTGTTAAGGTTTCTTGATCATGGCTTCGGTCTTTGCAATTAGATAACTTTTTGGTGTCTTCATAGATGCTTTACTTTTAGGGGGATTGTGCTTGTTGATTTTCTGTGtgcctttattttttattttgtggacATCTTGTCtactttttttgtaattttgttgtCATAtgcaataatattttgtttcttcctcttcttaaaaaaaaaaaaaagtagtgaaTGACTAGCGTATATTTTTGCAGGCATTGCTTTTCCATAgattgggaagatcttggacaAGGCCCTTGCACAAGGTAAGTTGGGTGAGGTAGGATTGTTTTTTCTGTGATATAGTTTTGCCTTAAAATGTTTGCAGTTCACATCTTAGCCctttacatatattttcttaaatCACATTCAGGAATCTGATTAGTCATACATGTTTTTTTATATCTCTGTTATGCAGCCTTTAGATGAAGCATATATTGGGATCTTGTATCATTTCGGTGATTCCGAAACATCAACTTTCTCCATCCACAATCTTCTTCAGGCTGGAAGGGCTTATGACCTCGCTGCCGGATCATGGGTTGGCCCATATGCCATGTGCCGCACTTGGGAGACTCTAGTACGATGTAGGAGAGAAGCAACTGACCTTGATGATCAGCCACTTCCAATGGCTGTTTATATTGTTTCTGGGGACGAAGATGGGGAGCGAGGTGGAGCCCCGGTAGTCTGCATTGAAGATGCTTCTAGACACTG
Proteins encoded in this region:
- the LOC126630796 gene encoding hypothetical protein At1g04090-like; this encodes MGNCLSLSPSATSVFKKTKALPIETTFKLPSPLPSWPPGNGFASGMIDLGGLLVCQISSFNKVWATHEGGPGNLGASFFEPSPLPQGFYMLGCYSQPNNKPLCGWALAAKQTKDNDDDPSSPLLRQPVDFTLVWSSEFLNIKKDGNGFVWLPTASDGYKAIGLVVTSSPEKPSLDKIRCVRSSLTDECEADSWIWGPGTASDANGFNVFSLRPSNRGTQAMGVSAGTFIAALQNGGLSTVACLKNAAISNPQVSMPNLTQIEALLEAYSPFIYFHPEEVYLPSSVGWFFTNGALLYKKDDDLNPIAIEATGSNLPQGGSNDGSYWLDLPVDKSANERVKKGDLPSSQVYAHIKPMLGSTFTDIAIWVFYPFNGPARAKVEFLNISLGKIGEHVGDWEHVTLRISNFTGELWKVYFSQHSGGIWVDASELEFQNGGGNKAVTYASLHGHAFYAKPGLVLQGTGGIGIRNDAAKSKMVLDTGRSQPIIIAADYLGSAISEPPWLNYCREWGPKLSYDITDELKKVEKLLPGKLKSAFEKFVENLPNEVLGEEGPTGPKMKNNWTGDEK
- the LOC126629484 gene encoding cysteine protease ATG4-like isoform X1 gives rise to the protein MKDFCETAVASKYSSKSSTDSTDRGSSSACSDSGSRDSKHNKASLWSNFFESAFSIFETHSESSITDKKESHSRNNGWTAAVRKAVSSGSMRRIQEHVLGSSRIGISSASDIWLLGVCYKVSQDDSSGDAPINNGLGAFEQDFSSRILMTYRKGFEAIGNSKYTSDVNWGCMLRSSQMLVAQALLFHRLGRSWTRPLHKPLDEAYIGILYHFGDSETSTFSIHNLLQAGRAYDLAAGSWVGPYAMCRTWETLVRCRREATDLDDQPLPMAVYIVSGDEDGERGGAPVVCIEDASRHCLEFSRGQVDWTPILLLVPLVLGLEKVNPRYIPSLRATFTFPQSLGIMGGKPGASTYIIGVQDEKALYLDPHEVQPCRSLSSRCESFWETVRFWATTGISNGCLHDVFFLGDFSGWKAVINIRRDDLEADTLSYHCNVIRHIPLDLIDPSLAIGFYCRDRDDFNDFCFRASKLADESNGAPLFTVTQTHSVPRPVNHSDALGDSGAVENDDSFSVLPMSDADGSAQEDEWQLL
- the LOC126629484 gene encoding cysteine protease ATG4-like isoform X2; this translates as MKDFCETAVASKYSSKSSTDSTDRGSSSACSDSGSRDSKHNKASLWSNFFESAFSIFETHSESSITDKKESHSRNNGWTAAVRKAVSSGSMRRIQEHVLGSSRIGISSASDIWLLGVCYKVSQDDSSGDAPINNGLGAFEQDFSSRILMTYRKGFEAIGNSKYTSDVNWGCMLRSSQMLVAQALLFHRLGRSWTRPLHKAGRAYDLAAGSWVGPYAMCRTWETLVRCRREATDLDDQPLPMAVYIVSGDEDGERGGAPVVCIEDASRHCLEFSRGQVDWTPILLLVPLVLGLEKVNPRYIPSLRATFTFPQSLGIMGGKPGASTYIIGVQDEKALYLDPHEVQPCRSLSSRCESFWETVRFWATTGISNGCLHDVFFLGDFSGWKAVINIRRDDLEADTLSYHCNVIRHIPLDLIDPSLAIGFYCRDRDDFNDFCFRASKLADESNGAPLFTVTQTHSVPRPVNHSDALGDSGAVENDDSFSVLPMSDADGSAQEDEWQLL
- the LOC126629484 gene encoding cysteine protease ATG4-like isoform X3, coding for MKDFCETAVASKYSSKSSTDSTDRGSSSACSDSGSRDSKHNKASLWSNFFESAFSIFETHSESSITDKKESHSRNNGWTAAVRKAVSSGSMRRIQEHVLGSSRIGISSASDIWLLGVCYKVSQDDSSGDAPINNGLGAFEQDFSSRILMTYRKGFEAIGNSKYTSDVNWGCMLRSSQMLVAQALLFHRLGRSWTRPLHKPLDEAYIGILYHFGDSETSTFSIHNLLQAGRAYDLAAGSWVGPYAMCRTWETLVRCRREATDLDDQPLPMAVYIVSGDEDGERGGAPVVCIEDASRHCLEFSRGQVDWTPILLLVPLVLGLEKVNPRYIPSLRATFTFPQSLGIMGGKPGASTYIIGVQDEKALYLDPHEVQPVINIRRDDLEADTLSYHCNVIRHIPLDLIDPSLAIGFYCRDRDDFNDFCFRASKLADESNGAPLFTVTQTHSVPRPVNHSDALGDSGAVENDDSFSVLPMSDADGSAQEDEWQLL